The genomic segment ttttttttttttgcctttgtaATTATGGTGTATGGAGTGATGTAAAAAAGAGTGATGcgaaaaaagtaatatattatatatataaatattgcagACAGTTTGCTGAGGTCATGTGTATCTCTTAAAGTATATGGCATTCGGTGTGTGAACATTTCCATTTGCTTTGCTAGATTTTCAGCTGTTAGAGAATTTACATTTGCATGATTATGTCAAGTGAACaaacagagagacagaaagaggcTCTTTTCACTGTTCCAAATTTGTGCAGTTTGCAGTCCTCTACAAAGTGTGTTAAAAAGCTTACTGGAACATTACTTCTAATTGCTGTACAGATTTAATTATAGTCATGTACAGTGGGATCTAAAATCTGATTAAATAAGTCGAATGTTATGACGTAAAAGGAATATGAAATGTTTACGGTTTCACACAGGGtttaaataatgctaaaaataaatgtttgcaaTCTTGAGTAGCATGCATTGAACATGGCTCTCTAGCGCCACCTCTTGATACGGCTTGAGACTGCTTTTTTAATATCCTGCCCCCTGCTGGAGAAATGCGGagaacatcattaaaatatctgTCAAAGAGCTTGAAATCGTGTCTCAGCTTGAGTAtgtatttatgtgtttgtttgaattTCCTTCATGTTTTGACATGCACTTTGGTAAGAGTCTCTTCTATCTACTGACCTGAGCAACCTCAGTTTTGCATGAGCCCCTCATCTTTAAATCTTCTGACAGCTATAGAGAGAGGGAAAAACACTCTGTCCTCATTAGCTCGAACTTTTATTCTCCTCTCCCACTCATACATATTTCCTCTCCCATTCGATGCCTTTCATCTTATCCACAGTCTGAAACTGTGTGTCTGCGTTATTTGTCCAATGATTTGTCTAGTGTCATCCTCGGTCATTGTTCACATTCTGTTTAGAGGTATCTCTGCTTCCTTTGTTCCCTGAATGCTGGCAAACAAGTCTTTTGCCTCTGCCAACCTGGAATATACAACGACAGAATACAAACAACAAGGTATAATAACAGATTTGATCCTTGTGGAAAGAAAACTTCTACATTTAGCTTGGAAAAGGCTAACCGCATAAGCAAATCCATCAGGGATTAGGAAGGATGAAGCATCTCTATTAGTTCTCAGTCTTTGTTATTGGTCATCAATAAGAGCACCGTGAGCTGAGCTTGTTCCCCAGGCAACAGactgaatgacaatatttttctTCATTAGTTCAGAGGCCAAGAACTTTTCATGATCACATTCATTATGCAAAGAACATGCTAAACACTGCCTTTCATCTGGGAAAATTAATGGCTACAACTGTGTTGATTTGGATTTGAGTTCCAGGGCAGAGTGAGAGTCAGAGCAGGACCCTGTGACCGCAGACGCACTCAGCGTGCTTTTGGATGCTTCGCCCTGCAGAGATGATTAATGTCTTCATTCATGCATACAAACATTTTAAGCAACTTAAAATTCTACACTGAGATCTTATTGCTTTATTACTCTCAATTATAAACATTAGACTCCCTCAGAAAATTGTCCATCATTCTGTTTGaaagcattttcattcagccatTTTCATCTGTTATGTTGTCATTTAGCTTGTTTTATCTAGCTCACTGACAAATCCATAAATCCATAGAGGATAATTGTAATGAAAATGCATATGCAATTTCATGTTACATGAAAAGAGAAATTTGGACAAATAATCTAAGGCCAAgagaaaatattgaaatattatagCGTTTTAGCGTTAATCTTTTAGTTTCTCCTTAATTATTTCCTGTTTAAataaggaatatatatatatatatatatatatttatttttatttttttttgggggggggggtgaactatccctttaagctctTTAAAGTCTGCAATGAAAAGTCAGAgaaatcaaattaatattattattttagtttttatattattttatagttttgtttttatcgttaaatgaaatattatgtttttaataatgagGTTTTTTTAGTCATACGCAGAGACCGATTATGCATTGTTACGCAATTGTGGCTATAATATAAGCAGTTATGATTTGATTTTTTGAATAGTGGTCTCTCATTCTAAAATATTGTGACTGCAGTCATGGTATGCTGCTTTTGTGATTATGTAATTTTATGTAGATTTATTGTTAGTTTATATTTCAAGCCAATACATTTTGCACTGCAGGGAGGTCATTAGAGGAAAATAAGCTACAACCTTGGCTGTCTAGCTGTTTGCGAACattattaaactcataaaacaGTAAGGGCTGGTAATTTACTGAACAAGAGGCGTTATGATTTGAGCTTATTTAGCCGTATGTTTTCTGGACTATGGCCTTAGGCTACAGTGAGAGGACCCCTAAACCAAATCCAGGTTATGTATCTTGAAAAGATGTAAAAATCTTCTACTTCATGCAATGCTAAACTCCTCCGTCATTAATCCATAATGCCCcaatccacaaacacacacagtggcACCCAAGTGTACGACTAACATGTCCACATAATAATGCACTGACTCTCTCAATACATCAATGGACCCTACAGCCAGCTGGAAAACATCTTCACATAACAAATGTGCTAATTGAGACACTACTGTTGCAAATCCATGTGGCCTGTTTAGGGTACAGACTGCTGCTGCTAAAGAAATTAGGGGAGAAAAAGAAATAGAACATTTTAATGCTTCCACTTCCTGCCATTACTGAAAATTGGCTCAGCACCACTCATTAATGCATTAGCAAAGGGTTGCtaacatgctgttttttattGGCCGGAAATGATCAAAGCCCACAGGGTGGAAAGATGagaagaaaagaacagaaaaggCTTTAAATTTGATAAGTCACTCctgaaataagaaaaagaatCTTCAATAAAGATTTGCAAAAAGCATCTTGGCTTTAATGGCAAAGGCCAGCGAACAGGACTGAAAAAGGCAAGAACCAAAAATAAAAGCTGCTTGAGCCCCAGCGGTTATAGAGGTTATAAAGATTATgaagaaaaataacattaatcaaaattataaataattaggAATTCATATTGCATTTTatgaaaacatactgtatataacaaAATGTACACAGCTAATGTAGCTAATAACAATAGCTATTTCAAATCTAAGGATTATAACtcaagggacagttcaccccaaaatgaaaattctgtcatcatttgctcaccctcaagttgtttcaaatctgtgctgaacataaaagaagatttttgaagaatgttggtaaacaaacagtttctggtccccattgacttccatagtatttgttTTCTATACGGAACTGAATagggaccagcaactgtttggttaccaacattcttcaaaatatcagaaGAAAGAacttcatgcaggtttggaacaattgagggtgaataaataatgacagtaaatacattttgggtgaactatccttttagtAAGCATTTTCTAAAATAAGCAGAACACTCCAAAGAGACAAGcgaaatcatattttaaaattgttgtgaatctaaaaaaaaaaatcacatcttTTTGTATCTGCAAAGAGATGTCTTTTTGAGTCTGAATCTAGTAAATGTACACTttcatatttctggctttaattaTAAGGCCAATatacactattaaaaataaaggtttcaaaagttttttttttttttttttttttgcagcaatgccatagaagaaccattttaggTGAACATTTCAGtgaacatttctttaaaaaaaaacaacatctttttcttagtgtaaagatatatattatgatatatagaatatggtcatgcagaataaggcattaatatgtgctttataagtactaataaacagccaatatcctagtaatatgcatgctaataagcaactagttaatagtgagaattggaccctaaaccaAAGTGTTACCATACATTTTAGCTGTGATTGTTAATACTCACATCTTCACTCATAAGAATTGGTGTGGAAATGGAACAGTTCATGCAGCCTGTGATGAGACACACCTTTGAGTTTGCACCTCAAATTGGTGTTCTCAAATTCCAACATGGAGCATATGGTGGAGCTGTCTGGCCCTGCATCACTCAACCTACATTTCTTTTGTGCTGTGCTTTTCCTCTCTCCTTGGAAAGGACACTGTGTCCTATTTTGCAAGCACCCATTGAGGTATTTGCTTTTATCACTCTGAATACGTtttcttaacattttttttttatatagatgCAAATGTACATAAAGTAAGCCATTACAGGTACTTTGAGCATCTTTCTGAGCCATGTGTTTTATTTAGAGGTGAAGAGAAGAAGAGGAGAGAGCTGAGGAAAAAGAGGGTGTCAGAGGACATTTtgattatttacttatttacttagtctttttctcttttgttttatgttataaataaaaatatttcaagtaTGTATTCACTTATGAATATCAAGGTTTTTGagttttaatcaaatttaaaaataaataaataaaattgaaataaaagcatctgcacCTAGGATGTCTTCTTCGATGTTTATGGTGGCTACGTCCCTGATCTTCAATTTCAAAGTTGACTTAAAACAAATTATCATAgataattctgttttatttatttaattatttatcttCTTGTGGTTAGGgttatttccttttaaaaagtCTACAGTTCTCTTTAGTTCTCTCAAAGCTCCCTTTCATACACAATAAAATTTATgttaaaaactgtaatttgtGTCCTTTCCAGCACTTGAAATGgtaaattaaatcaatatttgtGGTCTcagtagttgttttttttttttttttttttttaccctgtaatgtgattttaattATGCGCTTTTGATTGTTTTTGCCACCTTAACGCTGaaccttaaagggacagtccacccaaaaatgaatcatttactcgccctcatcttgttccaaacccgtatacGTTTCTTTCTTTaacagaacataaaagaagatattttgtagaatGTTGGAAACCAAACAACATTACAGCCCATTGATGGACATAAAAAAACACgtcatttctcaaaatatcttcctttatgttttacagtagaaagaaagtcatgtggCCACTTTCACACACATCAACGGAATATGGtcgtcagtcctgtatttgagtccttaaagggttagttcacccaaaaatgaaaataatgtcattaattactcaccctcatgccgttccacacctgtaagaccttcgttaatcttcagaacgcaaattaagatatttttgatgaaatccgatggctcagtgaggcctgcatagccagcaatgacatttcctctctcaagatccattaatgtactaaaaacatatttaaatcagttcatttgagtacagtggttcaatattaatattataaagcgacaagaatatttttggtgcaccaaaaaaaaccaaaataacgacttatatagtgatggccgatttcaaaacactgcttcaggaagcttcggagcgttatgaatcttttgtgttgactCTGGACTCTGTCctgtcaaaagtgataagacttttcagttttatggacgttgccatctttgatattactttggtcactgtcGCTGTGTTACTGGGGCCTGACTCTCGTTGCACGTTCATACATTTTGAGACTCACATCTGTAAGTAAATGCAATTGTCAATCCctaaaactgacagtgtgaacgtagccacagacatgagggtgagtaaattatgtatTGTGGCTCTCACGGTAGGACACATGCTGTTAAAACCATAGAAATGAATAAACACTTCAAGTCAAACAGCAAAATTCTGTGTTATGACCATGGTTATGACAGTGTCTATATggtctaaaaaaagaaaagggccTTTTTGTGCCTTTAGTGCCCTTGGTGccacttttcaaaacatttgttttaaaacagtatGATTTTTCAAGCACATGACACAGGTAGGGGGTTTTGGTAACTCAAAATGTAAGACTGTTTTTCAAGGTCCGTACCACTTCACCAAAAGGAATTAATGAGGCTGAAGAATTTAATTGGCTAATCAATGCATCCAAGGTGGAGTATTCTAATTGGCGCTCACTGTAATGCTTTAAATGTGATGGATCAGTTTGCACACATGGGATTTGATTGATTAAAACTTGAAAGGGAGCCAAAGGTACTCATTTGATTTTGCATTTCGAGTAGTGCACTGGTCTAGACCAGCATTGTTAATATGGCCATACACTTAAAGGGTTTCCCCCccaaaaattaaacatatttgtgtttatgctgACATGCTGCTAATACTAAAACTGCCAAAAGCATCAAACTATTAACCACCAATCATGTAAGTGAAATTTGATATTCCATGCTGAATTTGATGTTGCAAATAGGTAATTAGTGTCATTTATAACATAAACGGTCTTGTGTAAGCAATTAACACTTTATTAGTTGTATACACCAGCAGTGTAACAATTTATGGCACTGCAGTGTTGaataaatgtttgtaatttCTTGATTACTGTATCAGggtacttgtctttaataattaGGTTCACATtctgcagtaaaaaaaaattcagaaaattTCTTTAGCATGAAGCAATGTCTGTCAAAACTTGTCACagtttcaaatgtaatttttcatttgaaatgcttttccaaATATGAAAAAAGCTTTAGTTTTAATAGGACAACTTAATTTCTTAATCTTTAAAATGGGGATCAATTACTTTTCCCTCAAGCAGCTCTGAAACTTTACCCTCACCCATTTCTAAGTCAAATCAGTCTTCAAGCCAGGAGTCATGACAATCTGTTTTCCACATTGGCAACCTTTCCCTGTCCATCGATCATCCCAGACTGCATTTCCTTCTTTTGGCCTCACCATGAAAGTTCAAAATGCTCATTGTGCCCAGCACAACTcctattaatttatatttgaatgtctttttttttttttttttttaatttaaggtAAATCTGAGAGTTCCTGAGATTTGTATCAGAAAGCcactttttttaatatgttacCTTGATCGATACTTTGTCATGGCTAAAGCAGAACATATATGCATCCACTCAGAGAGAACATAATGGCCTCTGATTTACGGGGAGAAAGCTACTTTAAATCACACATCTTAAGTgcttttacttaattttatagaATGAACCTGAAAATATGCTATATATCATATGCTATATATCAAGCATATGTGATTTCTGAAAGCCTCATATGTGTATAAAGGAAGACTAGagagtatgatttttttaatatttcaatcaGCCACAAACACTTTACCTTGACAACTATGTTTTGCAAGTACTGATGTCAGCAGTGATGGTTGATGTACTGCTTCAGTTAATTTCTTAAgaataaaacatcttaaatgaACTCTACACTGACACACTATGCTTCACATCTTACTCAAACACTTAAAAACTGTTACATGCTTCTAATTTCATTATATATTCAGAAAACCTAATGAATAAATTGTGAGTCATGCATTATCTAAAATTAaggtaaaaataacatttattaaatgataaaacatttATGTCGATATACATCAAATCAGCAGGCGTCTGTATATATCCTCATGATAATTAAAGCTCCAGCAGAGCAGCATGCTGGTGTTAGAGAaccatatatttaaatgaattcctGAAGTCATCTGCATAAAAGGGttgtaagagaaaaaaaagttgactTGTAAATCACTATGGTGACAATTATGTTAAAAATAGCCTTAAAATGAAGCCTGTACATACTGACATTTCAGCCCCTATAGGAAAACAGCTGCAGGTATACTAGCTTTACAAGTATCCACTTGCATCATTAGACTATACTTCTTTTTaactaatgcactcacatttatCAAAAGTGCAAAGGAgttgccaactgctttcaattgacagtagctaaaactggtagctaaatgtcactagatgacatcataatggcaaattcattgatctatatCATTGATCTATGtaagtcactaaatctagtgacaaaatccctaaattggcaacactggtgcAAAGGGTCAGTAAGCCTactactttattttttacttttgtatatgggtcaatgacgtgacgggtcattgttttgtccaaaggccttaataataataaaaaacaaagatatgacatccaaagtatgtaaggtagtacaactagatctcttttattgaatccaaaaggttttaattatattttgctacatataaaggtattttaaagattttaaagtgtcaaaaggtcattcggtttaaccgtccaaaggccaatacagccatttcatttgtgattaaaatatcttaaaatgtaataaatgtatatattttttattctggcatgattttataacatcatatatcaatatagtgcaaaatggtattgaaattatgtgtagaagtcattgctttgttatgagaaagaatgtctggaaaaatgaatttcattgatgtcatttggagtaaccaatataaagggaccattttggatcaagtcatgcggtcagtatcatgtgacaggatgtgacatcattcagacacctgcaaaggaccacatggtcttgaagcaaagtaactaactctctcttaactatttgaaaaattcatgttttcacttgctcatacgcatgtcccgaaacatcaggtcattcggtacaaccgctataaaacatggaaaatgtaatattttaaaaacttgtactaaatataaaatgtttgattgtccttttgctagatatctagctagatatcagcctgttagcattgtttgaaaatatcgtcatttggtataaccaaaagtgtcattcggtacaaccgaaattgtggttaaactgaatgacttttttggtgacaaattttgtccatcttgtaaaaaatgacaaaagcagtgttaattgattataaaaaccacaatctcattgttaacatttaataaaacttcaaaattacttatatctccattatgttttttttttacacttttaaaaaccttattcatcaatgacccatatatgtctgaacaaaaatgacacacacaaacagattaaATTCACTTTAAACAAGCTGTTTTCCTTTTGACCacttgtgtgtatttatttatttgcttatttataaatgcaaattatttttatgtcatttatattcctttatatttctattttcatttattttattatactaaTTTGCTTATTAAGTTCTGACTGCCGTTTAACACATGCTCTTTTGACTCCCAAAGTGTTGGCATCAAGAACAATTCATTCTACAGCAGTATTCATTTGTTTTAGACTAACTGCTTGATATATTCCACTTCGTGAAACGTATTGTGTTTCCTGCTGAACAAcacagaatgaaaatgaaatgtgaGGGACTGTTGGAGGGTCTGCCTTACATCACACGTGCACGCGTAAAATTGAGCGCGTAAAAGCGTTGCGCTCTGCCATTTACCACCAATAGAGCAGACCAGCAGAAGATCCTGCATGTGTGGATCTGTCAGGTACTAATCCTCAACATTTTAACTTGTATGTTGACTTCAATTTCTATTTCGTGAAATTATACATAAAATCTTGTGTTTTATgcacaactttatttaaactaAAAAGATAAACTAGTTAACAGATgcaaaatgcatatttatgtaCTAAGCAAACTGAAACAATTTCATACATTGCATGTAGTTTTTTCTTCTGttataaagtgttactttttactttttataggTTCTGATTTTGATAGAATTCAAAGACAAAATGGAGAATAAAACAATGGAAACTTTATGCAACCTGACCAGTCCGGATTATAACCAAACCAACTGCACTACTCCAACGTGGATGTTCTACCCCGACTTCTACATCTGGCTACCGGTTATTTACTCAGTCATCTGCGCCGTGGGACTCACGGGCAACACCGCTGTCATTTACGTGATTTTGAAGGCGCCTAAAATGAAAACCGTCACCAACTTATTCATTTTGAATTTGGCCATCGCCGACGACCTTTTCACGTTGGTGTTGCCCATCAATATCGCCGAGCACCTGTTAAACTACTGGCCGTTTGGAGAGATTTTATGCAAAGTGATCCTGTCCATAGACCACTACAACATCTTCTCCAGCATCTTCTTCTTGACTGTGATGAGTGTGGACCGCTATCTGGTCGTGGTGTCCACGTTGCGCTCCAAACGGATGCCCCACCGGACCTATAGGTTAGCCAAGACGGTCAGCCTGAGCGTTTGGGTTCTAGTCATTCTCATCGTGATGCCCTTCACCTTTTTCGCCGGTATTTACGTGAGTCCCGACGACGCGGAGAGCCGGAAGAGCTGCGTTTTGAGTTTCCCGAGCCCTGAGAGTTTCTGGTTCAAAGCCAGTCGGATCTACACGCTGGTCCTCGGGTTTGTCATCCCCGTATCGACCATTTGCATCCTCTATAGCGTGATGCTCTACAAGCTGAGACGCACGCGACTCAACTCCAACGGCAAGGCTCTGGATAAAGCCAAGAAGCGAGTCACAATGATGGTCTTCATCGTGCTTGCCGTTTGCTTGTTCTGTTGGACACCCTTCCACCTGAGTACAGTGGTCGCCCTCACCTCAGACTTGCCCACCACCCCGCTGGTTATAGGTATCTCTTATTTTATCACGGGACTGAGTTATGCCAACTCGTGTCTCAATCCGTTCCTTTACGCGTTCTTAGACGACAGTTTAAGAAAGGCGTTTAAGAAAATGCTGGAGTGCTGATTCCTCTTTTGTAAGCTCACAAATCCATCAATGAGGTCCAAGTACCCATAGTAACTGTGCTGTTTTAAATCAAAAGTCAAaacccactttttaaaagtcaCTTTAAAACAGTTAACTGGACTCATAAAGTAGCTTATCTTCTCACTGTAAAGTGTTTTCGTCATTGTccagtttcaacattattttacCTTATCAGTAATTAAATTTGAAGTGGTGCAGAAAAGTAGGCTTGGgaaaagttactttcaaaagtaatgcattacaatattgcgttactctctAAAAAGTAACGAATTGCGtgactttttatgaaaagtaatgcgttacgttacttttgcattactttttctcacctgggcagggctagcttgttttgttttgttttaaataaaaacaacaaaaaagttctgtttttggcaaatgttaaggccctttcacaccaaataaagcaataagcttTATTGAAAGCGGCATTACATCGTGAAAGTGCAGGACtcaggccctgtcccaaatggcaccctaaaccctcacagTCTTCCTCTGAGTTCTCACTACTcatgacgtaatgccgctttgactgccgggtaaagtcctctgcgtagctcatgtgctgtgtttgaaatcgccccctataccctcattcactattccctacattagtccactaatatagtccacttgaaggagtgaatgaaacgagtgagtgaattcggacactgagtgcaccggaagggctgccgatttcgcatag from the Ctenopharyngodon idella isolate HZGC_01 chromosome 22, HZGC01, whole genome shotgun sequence genome contains:
- the LOC127505330 gene encoding G protein-coupled receptor 8, which translates into the protein MKPVHTDISAPIGKQLQVLILIEFKDKMENKTMETLCNLTSPDYNQTNCTTPTWMFYPDFYIWLPVIYSVICAVGLTGNTAVIYVILKAPKMKTVTNLFILNLAIADDLFTLVLPINIAEHLLNYWPFGEILCKVILSIDHYNIFSSIFFLTVMSVDRYLVVVSTLRSKRMPHRTYRLAKTVSLSVWVLVILIVMPFTFFAGIYVSPDDAESRKSCVLSFPSPESFWFKASRIYTLVLGFVIPVSTICILYSVMLYKLRRTRLNSNGKALDKAKKRVTMMVFIVLAVCLFCWTPFHLSTVVALTSDLPTTPLVIGISYFITGLSYANSCLNPFLYAFLDDSLRKAFKKMLEC